The DNA sequence CCAACATTAAATTGTCTGGTCGGGACCACGAATcggacatgtacaaataatttgaaaacggGACATTCCGGTCAAAAATCCGGACGTGTGGCACCCTAGCTGGATACCTAGGTGATGTAACTTACAGGTCCAAtggaaaacaagccaactccatGTCGCTTTTCAACcccttggcgaacttcagctgacatCACCCAGGAAAAGCAATTGCAAGTTTATATCGAATGAGTCCTGctgtctgcttttctttttgctttgctcaaTCTGGGCCATTACAactgctagcaagctagcacaAACCACAAATCTGATcacaaaccacaggctctgtagctacacccacccctccccacacagaaaagacatacatgcccagaaacatcccaaacacattttagaataacgaatacaggtaaaggtgtatGAATTCAATGAAGGTGCATGAAgacagattgccagtgcatcatagatatgccttagcatggttatttaaTAATactttcaaggtaaaaatcctgcatagtatgcctttaatgttGCTCATTATTAAGCTTTCAGGTTTACATTTATACCTGAATATAcactgtgtatttaaaaaatcacaatatttgtaattacagttttcttttaagtaaatttaaatctttttttttctggcagtgTAATGTTTTCTCTCAGGCATAACGTGCTGTGTAGATGTAGAACCTTAATTTTGTATTGAAAAATAAgctacttttttaaatgtcatttttacctGCTGGTACTTCGTAGATATTTTTGTTGTATATGGAACCCATATGGAAATAAAGTGTATGCTGAAGcaaagtattttatattttagcaGACTTTAACAGTGCAATTGAAGTTCATATAATGCTTAAGTTTGCTGAAGTACAGCTGGTGTTAGAGCTTTTTGGATGTGTGCTTTTGCCTGTGACTAACCTTGCTGGTGGAATCTGTAACTCTTTATACTGGTCTTGCCAAAATAGATAACATGCAGAAAATGTCATTTCTGGTTTCCTTGTTATAATTTTTCTAACGGGCAAGGCATGAGTGTTTAACTGTTGCATGTGAACAGCTCCAAGTTTTTGTGCAAATACATGAACTTTGTCCTTCTAAATAGACAGCCTGTGAATTGGCAGTTGCCAACCATCTGTTATTCCAGTGGAGATTATGCATCTTATTTTTCACTCAAAATATGAGAACTCAAGCAGTTGTAATCCTTAGATACACATTAAGCATTGTTGTCTTTTACATGGACAGTAagaaacaatcttttttttaaatgtgtgtttatacataGCTGTATATCCCAATGACACCATGGTAGCCATTGAATTATGCAGACCATATATGTAGCAGGGTATGATTTTATGAAATCTTGCATTTTGCTGCTACGTTTCATAATACTGCTATactactatttttaaaatgttggaaCTGAAAATACATGTGCTTTTATTTGTCACTTTCATGATGCAAATGTTGTTAGTGGGGATGTGACTCTACAGATAGGTTAGATCTGGACCTCAGTCCAACCACGACCCCCAACGGGTCAACCCCTTGGGCATAATTTTTACGATGTTTCTTTCTGGCTTTCACTTGCAATGTGAAATTATGCATCAACACATGCTATTGCCCAAAACTCTGTGGGGTTTTTCCTGACCTCTGCCCTGTTTCCGTGGTGTTTAAAGATCACATGGAAtctaataaatgaatgtattttttgttgttttctgtttctccttGTTTTGTGTGATCTTTGTTTCTGCAATCATCCATGGAGCTTGCAGTTCATAAACTTCTGATAAACTGAGTTGTATTCATGTATCAGTAGTGAGATATAACCATTGTCATTTCTTTACACTAATTTTAAGCTTAAGATTTACATTAATAATGTTCAGGTGTGACCTCATTAAAATCAGATTATACTACTCACTGGATCTAATTTATTCTGTTAAGTGGAGATAAATCTGGCCACCATAGCCTCAAACATCCATTTCCTGAATCACTAGTGTTCTTACATTGTGCTCATTTGAACAGTAACAGCAGGGGACAGATCTCATGTCCCAGCTAGTCTCCTGCAACACCGCCTGGTCTGTCTGATCCACAGTCTGATCCCCGTTCTCAGGATCCTGCCGTTGTATTACCCCTGAGCCAGGCTTGCTAACTGCAATTTGTTCCATGTTACTGTGTCATCGTAGTTTACAtagttaattttaaaaatccgtGAAGCCAAGTCGGCCATTAAAATTGGGGTGAAGAGGAATCTCTTAAGTAAAAAAACTAACGCCTCTTTGGAGCAATGTGCCGTTTTGCTACTCACTACCTCCTTCCTGACGAAACTGGGGCTCGCAGAAGAATTTCCTTGTGCGGAAGCGACCAGTGGGGCTCGGGAAGGGATAACTACGCGAGGGGAGTTGTAGATAAAGAGCGACACCTGCGGTCAATAAAGGGTAGCAACATAGGCCTAAGTATTGATCTGAAGGACACTGGACACACTCAGTGTACGTTTATTAATCTACGTATTATGAACGTTCATAACGGCTCTCCGCGTGCGGGACAAGTGGGGCTGAACCAAGGGACTGACCAGCGGCACGAGTACAGCAAACCTGCAAATTACTTAACGGAAACTTTCTTTATTTTCGTTTAATATGGCGTCACACGTCGCTTAAAGTTCATATGTGAGAAATGAAGAAGTCCACAGCTGTGAATTTGGACAAACTATTGGAAGACTTCTGTCAGACAGAGCAGGTAAATGTTAGACAACTTTACACGGCTAATTTAGATTAGCCATCCGCCAGGgctttaacgttagctaatgtgGAAGACGGTAATTGTTATGAAATTAGAGACGATTATTATCAATAGTCATTTGCCGTTTGCGTACATTCACTGAATTGTGCAATAATCATTTCATATGTCGTAATGCGTATAGGCCTGTTTAAATTATATACGTAGATGTTTGTTAGTTGCCTTCTAATACAGGAAACCGTACATAAAAAAGAAGTAGCCTACCTGTTCAGATAATTCATTTGAAACGTACATTGAGGGAAATAGGCCAGATAAACAGAGATGTTCTTTCTCAAAACAGAAGATGACAGATATGACAGCAAAGAACAGTCTGCTAgagatgaaattaaatgagaCCAGCCGGATGTTGACgctaaaacagacaaaagagaAGTATTTGCGGGAAGGTAGGATAGCAGGCCAGGCCCTTCTGCCATATGTTATCTCTAATTCCTCCTGTGGTTACTGAAGATATGTTCTCATTAGTGTAGCCAAGACAAGCTGGCCCGAACTATTTGGCTCTCTATTGTTATTTCCACTGTTAAATTTGCACGTTGAGCAGTCTGCACAGTTATGCTGGTGAGGCAAAATAGTAGTTTAAGACAAAACGGCAATGGCCTTCAAAAAAACTGCTGACTGTGGCAGCGCTATGGTAGCAATTTGAGTCTGTTCCAGCCTCAACACCAGAGCTAAGATCAACAAACCCAAACAAAACATCCGTCCATTGTCAGTACACAGTGGATATAGCTTGAAATGCTGCTGCTACCGTCTTTCTCTTGCGCCGTGCGGATACGGGCCGCAGTAACGCTTGAATGTTGAAATAATTGTCTGGGTTGTTTGAGATACTTTCGTATATGTTTTTGCTCGTTGTTATTCGGTTAACTGTGCAAAGCATTACTGAGAAGAACTGAGTGTCCCTGTTTTTTTATGTCACTGGCTGCAGAACGAGACGAACTGCTGCAGGCTGTTATTGGACTCGAGCACACCATAAAGCAGCAGTGTGACCTGAGGGGTAGGTCTCTCTCCACCGGGGGAGTGCGGGTCTCTCCTCACCTCGCGGCAGCAGCGTAGGTCTCTCCTGAcgagggttgccagatttagaactGTCAAAAtcagcatgcacagctgcatGGGTAATCGCGGACTGTCGGACCAGGGGGCGTCCCCTCGGAACCAACGTCTGACCAAGTAATTAACGCGCAAATTCATTATGAACTACCGGTAAATTTCTTCAATCAAAATGTACTCGAACCAATTACTCAGTTACATTGACCACGAACaggacctgtacaaataatttggaAAACCGGACATTTTGATGTCCAAACAGAAGTCTGGCAACCATACTCCTGACCTTGCCACAGAAGTGAACATCTCCCCTCATGACTAAACAGCATACAATTTTAGTGCACCGCACACCATACTTAGAGTGAAAGGACTCTCCCCTTGTCTAACATTAGTGGTGTAGTCCTCTCTTCACCACACAATATCAGTGTAGGTCTCCTCTGACCATAAAACAGCAGTGTAACCTGAGGGTTAGGTCTCTTTCAACGCATTCAACAGCAGTGTGTGCCTCTTGCCATACCACATTGCCATACCATTCTGTCTTTTATAGTACAGCCACACATAGGTTTCAAACAGAGCCAccagttcttctttttttgtcttctattattattattgttattattattattttattaataataataataataatagtaataataataataataatccccccccctcacccataGTGTTTATTTGATAGGCCAGATCAAACACATACATCCCTTTCTGGCAGTTCTCATTCTCACATCTACACTGGTGTCAGGCATGACATGTAAATCTCCAGATTAACTTATgctatttcattttacattgcatttcatCTTTTCatatcacattcatttttaatttcatcttaaaaacaaacaggacagttagtttttacctttttcaaagaaatgaaCAAAGTCATCTACCGTAGATTTTTCGGTCAGTCAAGCATTCTTTAAAGGTTGATTTAGCTGATATCAGGAAGTCATTTTTCCACAGTGAATATGGTAACACACGGGGTAGCTGTCAGGGCGTGCCATAGAACCAGGAACCCACGGGCTGTTCGGGATCAGGCTGAACACGCCACTCGATGCTGTGCTCATTAAATAACATGATGAGCCCGAAAGGGCTGAATGGCTGCTTCTCTTTatcatttctctctttctcccagtgGAAAATGAAGAACTGAAAAAGTCCATCAGCGACCTGGAGAGAGACAATTATTCCAAACTGCAGGTGGGGCGAAAAGCAACATCAGAGCatcaaatgtgctgttttttttatctgcgtGTCCCAGATAGAAGTGCAACGTTTAAAACACATGGCATGGTGTTACGGCTGCTCTCTCTGGACTTTCTACGGTTGCGTTGCAGTTGTTTACTGGTTTATCTGTGGTTGTTCTGAGATCGTTCTCTTTGGTGGTCTAAGATTTATATGGCAGTGCTGTGATTGTTGTGCGATGACCGTGTGTGGTTGTTACCTAATTGTTGTTGATGACcgtgtgtggttgtgctgtgATTGTTCTGTCATGACCGTGTGTGGTTGTTACCTGATTGTTGTTGATGACCGTGTGTGGTTGTTGCCTAATTGTTGTGTGTTGCCCGCGTGTGGCTGAGCCCAGGACAGTGCTGCTAGCATAGAGGGGCTGCAGATGGAGATGGCAGCACAGGTAGCAGAGCACCAGAGCGACGTTGCGGAAGTTCGGGGGCAGCTCCAGAGCAAACGTGAGCCCAACGACTCTCCTACCCCAACCACTGTACCTACGGAGCACCAGTGTGACTGCACTGCATGGAAACCCACTTAATTACATAATATTAACCAATCACCCAGCTATAACACTTACACCCTGCTAATAATACAGAACCCCATCAATAAAGCATTCACCCTGTTAATTACACTTTCACCTTTTTATAAACCATTAACCCAGCAATGAACCATTCAGCCTGTTAATTACACTTTCACCCTTTTACAAATCATTAACCCAGCAATGAACCATTCAGCCAGTTAGTGACATTCACCCAGCGATGAGCTATTCACCCTGTTATCACACTCACTGTTAAAGATAGTCACCCTTTCACAGACAGCTATCGCACATTCAGCCTTTCACTCAGTCCGGCTCACGCTGGTTGCGTTTAAACAGTGGAGGctaaagagagggagatggaggaggccCTGCAGACGAAGGAGGCAGAACTGGAGcagatgaggaagaggatgaaggagcaagagaaagacaaacagaaagagaTCATAAAATTACAGATGGAGGTACTGACACATAAAACAtggaaatgtggaaaatgaGGAAGTCGCTTTTCGGTGTGTTTGTTGACCTTACTAGGTGAGGGTAAATATGGGATGTGTAGTTCAACGCTGAGCTGTGATGAATACGGGTGTGTCTGATTGGCAGTTCAGTGCTAAGCTTGCGAGGGCCCAGACCACCTCCGTGAAAGTACAGCAGCAGCCAGTGGCATCTTGCCCCCTGCCACAGGACCTCTACAAACGCGTGAGTGAAGGTTACCCTGCCACACCCTCTTTACTGGCCCCTCCCATTCCACCGTGTCACATTCCCGCCTTCCAAAGTTGCCACCCCTTTCACTATGTCACAGTCTAACCCTCCTTTGTCTCCTCCCCCTTTTATTCTGTCACAGT is a window from the Anguilla rostrata isolate EN2019 chromosome 14, ASM1855537v3, whole genome shotgun sequence genome containing:
- the LOC135238875 gene encoding coiled-coil domain-containing protein 152-like, yielding MKKSTAVNLDKLLEDFCQTEQKMTDMTAKNSLLEMKLNETSRMLTLKQTKEKYLREERDELLQAVIGLEHTIKQQCDLRVENEELKKSISDLERDNYSKLQDSAASIEGLQMEMAAQVAEHQSDVAEVRGQLQSKLEAKEREMEEALQTKEAELEQMRKRMKEQEKDKQKEIIKLQMEFSAKLARAQTTSVKVQQQPVASCPLPQDLYKRKLQFIQEQSQREVEALRQRVKELEQKSNGSFTECRLKRKKL